The nucleotide window AACTAATTATTCATTTGTAACCATATGTAACACATAAACGACACTTccagataaatatatttttgtttctttcgtaTGTTTTCTATAAATTTCAAGATAATAACATATATCTTTTTTTGTCGAAGTAAATTCTTCTATAACACCATACatagtattatatagttttttttaaatgtatgtATAAAACACATGTTAATATAAGTTTTCAGGTAAAAATTTCGTCAAAGATTTTACCCCAAAAAAAATGTCGTCAAAGATGaacataaaactaaatataacaatataaagGGAAAGTGAATTAATGTAAAGGCAGTGAAGTGGCTCAAAGAGTCGCGAAAGGAAAGGGTCAATGTCTCCCTAACCGCATCAAGCTCCCCCAGTtgcctttcttttcttttttttttaatatacgcCATCTTTTCTTATTCTGTACAGTAAAATTAATTTCAGAAATAATCATAAGTgataaaacttaaatataaattactGCCAGTGGAATCGTGAAACGTTGATCTGAGATTACATGTGCCAAATCTCCATATCATATTAGTGGTTGTTATTACTCCAGAATAAATGGGGACACGCTTGTATTTTGGAGCTATGCTATGTTGCCGAcgtcattaaaaataaataaaataaaagctaTGCTCTGTTGTGTTATGGTGCATAAAATCAATATATTGTGATATTTTGCGTTATCTGGTTATATGAAATTGTCTTACGATTCGTGGTTCATCATAGTTTAAGATTATGTTGCTATCTCCGAGTACTTGATACTAAGCTAATTACAATGACAGATTACATTATACTGGTTTAAATTATGTTCTTTCGTTGCATTTGCGGCTACGTTTCATTTACGTTTAAACAGTTAAATAGATTTTTTGGTTATATAGTTGTTACTTTAATAGAATTTCTTTATTCTAATAATATctctttttctaaaaaaattctaataataTCACAATAGCTTCTCTATTTTTGGGGaattcaaccaaaaaaaacaaagtttgtGTTTTGTGCATGCGTTTACAAGATATGCAATTTATTTTGTAGCATATATTACTTTCAACATGTAAATATTTACGTAAAATTTTGCTTTGAAAATAATCATACAGACTAAGATGGTAGCTCTATCAATTAACGAAAAATGTCTTTTCGTGTATTGGTAACTTCTTTAGCAAAAACAAATGTTATTGGTAAttaatttaagttttaaatatCTGCTTTATAAGTTTCAATTTAATACGTGCGTGAATTattgtttaagaaaatatttttgcaaCAACAACTAAACTATTGATTGATAGACTTTGCGTGTTCTCTTTAAAACTAAATCCAAATGTTAACAGAACTTATGATTGATAGTACATTTGCATATTCTAATTCACAACAATACAAATATATAGCACCGGTATGGTACTTTTGTATATGAATTCTTCTAATGTTTTGTAATGGTTTCTTCTTTATATTTTACAGAGATCTACcagaaattaatatttatatacatgaGATGTAGACTCATTACCAGCGCAAATTTATATCACATAATATAGTTTACCGTTTAACCCCAAAAAGAGAGTAGAATTTACCGGTTAactttttagtttcaaaattgtTCATTTagttgtgttacaaaaaaaaaaatttgttcattaattagttgatttataaaaataatacaagTAAGTTTTGAGATAAAACTCAGTAACTTATATATACGTTTATAGTTTGAACTATCGAAAAGATTTTAGTAGGAATGAAggtcttacaaaaaaaatatattagtttatccTTTCTAgaataaacatattatatataaaagaaatttaaatatagtgatcattttataaattttataaattggcATTTAACTAGTTGTTATAATATAGAATAGTTCTTACAGATTAAAATGCATGTTTTACAATTTCGTTCTGTAGTTGGTccatttttagataaattcgttgaaaataaaaatttagtgCTCGTTTAACCAAAgagaaaatcaaaatataaatgattcTAGGTGCTATAAAAAGCCTAAAAACAATCTATAAGTTATATACTGTAACAACCTACTATAACGATGTTGATAAGaaatcaatgaaaaaaaaaaagatcagtgATAGGGTAATAGATTTAAGAACATGACTAACCTGGGATTCTTAGGATGGTATTTTTACAGGAAGTTAAGAACTCTACTCTAAGAACTCCATGGTCTAAAGAGCAACTAAAAGAAATGATCGATTGAAATGTTATAATTCCCATCCATCCATTTTAAAAACTTATCTATGCACTTTTTAGGCTGTGCAAAGTTGATTATTGGCACTGAAGCTTTAAGCAAAATTGACTCTTGAATTTATGTCATCACGTCGAATGTAAAAGATAACAATAGATGGGTCCATACGTTCTTACATAATATCATTTATAACTATAACGTAATTAtcgaaaatccaaaatttgacaaaaatagtatatatgaCCCGTCGCTTATTATGGTTGCCCCGTTCGTGTGTTTGCTTGGCCGTTGGTGATCCCATGCGCCATTTAGCCTCCAACGTCTTCTCTATAATCTATTTGTTTAAGCCATAATCTCTGTTTAGTTTATACTTAATTGCGCTTTATCTTCTTAATCGTCATGTAATCCATAAAAATCTTTGAGATATTTCTTCTATAATAAACAAGCCAGCAATATGCTCATAGATATATGTTTATAGCTACCCACCGGATTCTCATTCttcattttcttataattacACTAACGTTTGACGTTGATTTAAAGAAACTGAAGTCAAGCTAAAGAAAATCTGTTTGTGAATATGCTGATTAATACCCCCATTCTCTAATGTTTATAGTTACACGTGATGTAATTTAATCTTAAGTAATACGTCCATATTTTGCAATCATCAACGTACAAAATCTTGACCCAAGATATTAGCAAGCTTAGGTATTACATTTTGTCTTTAATATGGTTGCATCATATCAATCAAGTTCTTCGTCATATACGTACATTTATATGGAATATGACAAGCGATGTAATATTGTTCTTCCTATATACAACTTGTGCATATTGCAAATAAACTATTTTGCTGGGGTGacacattaagaaaaaaaataacagtttAGTAGTTAGATTGTTAAGTCAAATGTCTCCaaatgttttgttgttgttgttgtatatGCCTTGCTGACCTTGTATAAATAAACCATCCggtatgtatataaaatttcaGATAAATATAATTATCTCCAGTTTGAATATTCTTATTATCTATACagatataaaaatagttttttttaataagtataTAAAATAGGTTATTGGTTAGATAGATCGTTAGTAAGTTAAGTAGATCACTGTTCCGCAAGAAAGTAGCATGCATGTGACTGACAAAGGAAAACAAAGTTAGGATTGCTATAGGATGAGAGTATGAGACCATTTTTTGCAGCCTCAAAGGGAAGGTTTATCTTGCCCGTTAGTACTCGACTATTGTTTGTATTCTATTTATATCTATTgaaatagtttatataaatatatattatttttttataaattcattctttatatatataggtgCTTTTTGTTATCATATGAACTACTTCTCAGAAGTTTCAtttatattcccaaactagggTTCCTTTGACttctcaaaattcaaaattggATTACATTAACACtagaaaagtatataaaatttatcgTTTATTTATGCATGAACCTACTCATTTTTTGTTAGCAACaatctacttttttttgaacttgtattatttattattattattattattattattattattattattattattaccttAAAAAGGAGTTTGAATTCTAGGCTCTAATCTCTCTGTGATCCAGAATCAGTTTTTGTTAATactaactagattttttaaccgcgctacgcgcggataagatattatatgtatttctcaattctaaaaaataatgtattatattgtattatattatttaaagaatataaaataagaccacataatataaatatattttttatattttctttgtgaaaatcattatgttgtttgattgttgtacttaattcacatatttgcatagatatttgtgatagatgaataactatatttttattatcagtaaataatatatatttattatataatataagaaaaatggaattatttactttttaacaaacttgtctcatgttggggactcggttatagacatatcatattcgaatgaaacatttttacacttatcaatcttcttaacaatcaagaaacaaatctgaatatcaaaacaatatctcatacgatctctttgtggaataactgctctgaagaaattgaatttatgcatcaaaaaggactggaaatggatgtgcatatgtgttatctaagtcagctttacaaaaaactatttatagttcatatatcatttatgtccatcctatttttttgtccatcatttcttaaacatcttgaaataagtaatgctaattaataataaactttttactcacaaaataaaaatcaaatttgtctaattatcgcttaatttgtctaactgatatatgtatttctcaattctaaaaaataatgtataatattgtattacattatttaaagaatataaaatatgacttcataacataaatatattttttaaattttctttgtggaaatcattatgttgtttgattgttgtacgtgattcacatatttgcatagatatttgtgatagatgaataactatatttttattatcagtaaataatatatattgattatataatataagaaaaataaaattatttactttttaaataaacttgtctcatgttggagactcagttatagacatatcatattcgaaagagacatttttacagttatcaatcttcttaacattgaaaaaacaaatctacatatcaaaacaatatctcatacgatctatttgtggaataactactctgaagaaattgaatttaagcatcaaaaagaactggaaatggatgtgcagatatgttatctaagtctgcttcacaaagtactattcatagttcatatatcattaatgtccatcttatttttttgtccaccatttcttaaacatcttgaaataactaatgctaattaataataaatttttgctggaaaaaaatcaaatttgtctaattatcgcttaaatattttattaatatggtctaagaagcttttaagtgatttcatagtttaatttattagttttttttgttaatttttagaggtttttgtatttaagatttttttccatattaagcttctatttctttcacagaattgatatatatatatatatgtatatatatatcataaaaattaccatcaaatcagttttacttatttattattttgttttaacgaaaatacactttttaaataatttaatttaaaataaaattatatattaatttgctgtattttaacaatttcattgatttaattaattagatttggtggataacttaaaaagttttcatatgaatcggggaaagcaaacttatgttgttatattatatttattttgtgtatatagaatctatatacaatgctagtgtaataaagaaagaacattatttttttgtaacttcaaaaagatacattattacaatttgaaatgaatcaaaattgaataaaatggtaattaaatatttgtaaatctaattgtttagttggattctcatgaaaaaaaaatcgataggttaaacaaatgtttcaaaatttgttgtggtattgttttgtctataaattataaaatttattgaattaatatatttaattattgcatccttaaataatattttattaagacattagaaaaatatgttttgagttgttttgtcaaattgtacaaaaatctatgctttttcatatttgtaacttcaaaaagatacattatgacaatttgaaattaatcaaaattgaataaaatggtaattaaatatttgtaaatctaatttttttttatcttgtttagttggattctcatgaaaaaaaatcgataggttaaacaaatgtttcaaaatttgttgtgttattgttttgtctataaattacaaaatttattgaattaatatatttaattattacacccttaaataatattttattaagacattagagaaatatgttttgagttgttttgtcaaaattttacaaaaatctatgctttttcatatttgtcacgaaaatttatatgttaaacttacttttacaaaattcttaactttgtcacgaaaacaaaaatctatgctttttcatatttgtcaacgttctcacactttctaagaatatattaacttagccacttacttttttttttttacaaaacaaagtatcggagtcttgaaagttgaattcatattattgtaaatgtacataaaagtttgtgattatatacttagtggttctttatatgtgtccaagaaagtgtcaatggcttagtggtaactgtcctatatatatatcataccaacccgggttcgattctcaccttcgcattgttttttttattttttacgaaaaataaatgagatgacatggcaatttcgggttctctgattggttgatttttctatcctatgtggacaccctctccatggcttatatcccccttttagtatagtatagatgctttttcatatttgtcacgaaaatttatatgttaaacttacttttacaaaattcttaactttgtcacgaaaacaaaaatctatgctttttcatatttgtcaacgttctcacactttctaagaatatattaacttagccacttactttttttttttttacaaaacaaagtatcggagtcttgaaagttgaattcatattattgtaaatgtacataaaagtttgtgattatatacttagtggttctttatatgtgtccaagaaagtgtcaatggcttagtggtaactgtcctatatatatatcataccaacccgggttcgattctcaccttcgcattgttttttttattttttacaaaatataaatgagatgacatggcaatttcgggttctctgattggttgatttttctatcctatgtggacaccctctccatggcttatatcccccttttagtatagtatagataacaCGGCGTAAATTATTTTTACTACCGGGATTCAAAATAAAAGCACAACAAATCAATCCCCTAAGTTTAACCGCTAGTTATACACAcctgtgataaaaaaaaacaacttgtACCATCGTATATCATTCACATAAGTGATAACTGATAAGTGTAATTTTCTGTGTAATCTATCTCCCCGATCGATGATATGCTTTCAGTTTTGTATACTTACAAAATcaacaaaacatattaaatagcaaaaataaaaataattaattatgaaCTTTACATATTTGATGTTTAAGTTCAAAGCTTGTCCAGCtcgtaatttattttttggtataaGAGCCTCAGATTCTCAATTTTGTATCTTGCTTCTATGGCTTGGTTGTAATAGGTTTCTCTTTGTAAAGTTGGTTTGTctcatcaatatatatatatatatatatatatatatctttgagGAAAAAGAAATTGATGTTTAAGTTCAAACCAGTAAGAGTCAGTGCCATATCAATGCGCATATGATCTAAGTGGTATCAAAGTTCCTTCCCACGGAACCGACCAGTTCGGTTGCTGGATgctcaattatttttataaacaagTTATAATACTACAATCTTACTCTTTTCTCCAAAAAAAACTACAATCTTACGAATATAATGATGTagaaaaatcataaatattccCGCCTTAAAGGCCGTAGCTTAGGATCTAGGCAGGTGGGTCTACCGACTCAAAGACCACACAAACTCACATTTGTCTATTTCTCCTCACatttaatttttcattattttatttattcatctTGTAAATAACCCTATAAATACAACCCTATAACGCCATATTATACACAAACCAAAGAAACTGAGGGGAAAAAACAAAgaataacttttaattttgttaaagaaaaagaaatacaaatcaCACTTTTCTCCTCTCTTCTCACCGATTCAATAGCTTCTCCATGGCTACCGTCGATAACCGCCATTATCCCCGCCTCAACCCCGCCATAAACGGCGTCGTTCGCTCCTTCAAACCTCCTCCCATTCCTTCTCCCCGTCACCAAAACAAGACCGTATCCGTTCCAACCGAAAAGATCGTTGTCAGAGAAACCAAAAACGACGTCGTGGAAGACAGTTATGACTCCAGCGACGACGAGGACGAGAGCCACAACCGTAACGTGTCATACTACAAGGAGATGATACGCAAATCCAACAGCGACGTAGAACCGTCGATCCTGGACTCGCGAGACGAATCCACGGCTGACAACTGGATCCACCGTAACTCCTCTATGGTGCGTCTCACGGGAAAACACCCCTTCAACGCCGAGCCTCCTCTCCCTCGCCTCATGCACCACGGCTTCATCACTCCCGTCCCTCTCCACTACGTCCGCAACCACGGCACCGTCCCAAAGGCCGACTGGTCGGACTGGACCGTTGAGATCACCGGCCTCGTCAAGCGTCCGGCGAAGTTCACCATGGAGCAGCTTATCTCCGAGTTCCCCAGCCGCGAGTTTCCGGTGACTCTCGTATGCGCCGGTAACCGCCggaaagagcagaacatggtGAAGCAGACGATAGGTTTCAACTGGGGCTCCGCCGGAGTATCCACCTCCCTATGGAAAGGTGTTCCTCTCAGTGAGATCCTCCGTCGATGCGGGATATACAGTAGGAGAGGCGGCGCGCTCAACGTCTGCTTTGAAGGAGCGGAGGATCTTCCCGGAGGCGGCGGGTCGAAGTACGGAACGAGTATTAAGAAAGAGATGGCGATGGATCCTGCGAGAGACATCATATTAGCGTACATGCAGAACGGCGAGCTTCTCACGCCGGATCACGGGTTTCCGGTTCGGATCATCGTACCCGGTTTCATCGGTGGTCGAATGGTTAAATGGTTGAAACGTATCATCGTCACGCCTCAAGAATCCGACAGTTACTATCATTACAAGGACAATAGAGTTCTACCTTCTCTTGTCGATGCTGAACTGGCAAATGCAGAAGGTAAATAAATTTacctttctttcctttttactATAAGAGACATGGTAATAATATTTTGAGAAATCGCAAAGATaacattaaaacattttttattttaaaatagcacataaaataaaaaaatcaaaatagtaaatctcaaaaatatttttatttattttatatttgaatttagaGTTAGTGAGTATGTTTAGAatttagtatttagagaatcCGGTTACAGTAATAATTTAGAGTGATGTATTTATTTTACTAGttagttaataatattttggaaaattttgtattttatttttgtcatagtatttttttttatatttaattttttttactaattattttGATACTAATATTTATTACCTTCTTGTGTTACAGCATGGTGGTACAAGCCGGAATACATAATCAACGAGCTTAATATAAACTCGGTGATAACCACACCCGGTCACCAAGAGATTTTGCCTATTAATGCATTTACCACTCAGAAGCCGTACACGTTAAAAGGCTATGCTTACTCTGGAGGAGGGAAGAAGGTAACGAGGGTGGAGGTGACTCTGgatggaggagacacatggaGTGTGTGTGACCTTGACCACCAAGAGAAGCCAAACAAGTATGGCAAGTTCTGGTGCTGGTGTTTCTGGTCACTTGACGTCGAGGTTCTTGATCTACTTAGTGCCAAAGACGTAGCGGTTCGAGCCTGGGACGAGTCTTTCAACACCCAGCCTGATAAACTCATCTGGAACCTCATGGtaacttttctttctctctcttttaattttttaagatatattatatttttttttaatgatttgatTAATTAGAGTTATTAGTTTAATCCCATACTTAGTATAAACAATTCGATTTGTATTTGTCTTCGTCCTACAAAGCTGGAACTACAGTTCTATTGTTGATGATATTTTCTAAACGTGTTACCTACCAATATGGAACCAAGAAAAGTTCTTTAATTGTGTTGTACAGTTCAGCTTAGTGGTTAAGTATTATTATAAATCCATCCCTTCATGCGGGCAATTATATTTGAGAAAcacatttgaaaatatatataagacttTGAAAAGTCTTGGATTAAAGTCCATGCTCTCCAGCTAATTAATCACGAGCAAGACACTGTTTTATACTTTTTAGATGTTTGACTCAAAGCACTAATGACGTTGACTTGTATTTAAACAGGGCATGATGAACAATTGCTGGTTCAGGATCAAAACCAACGTCTGCAAGCCTCACAAAGGAGAGATAGGGATTGTTTTCGAACACCCAACCCGACCCGGAAACCAGTCGGGTGGGTGGATGGCAAAGGAACGTCAGCTTGAGATATCCTCAGAGTCAAACCCTATTCTCAAGAAGTCTGTTTCATCACCTTTCATGAACACTTCCGCAAAGATGTACTCAATGTCCGAAGTTAGAAAACACAACTCAGTTGAGTCTGCATGGATCATTGTCCACGGTCACATCTATGACTGCACACGTTTCTTGAAAGACCACCCTGGAGGCTCAGACTCGATCCTCATCAACGCGGGCACTGATTGCACCGAAGAGTTTGAAGCTATTCATTCAGACAAAGCCAAGAAGCTTCTAGAAGATTACCGTATCGGTGAACTCATCACGACCGGCTACGACTCTTCCCCGAATGTATCAGTCCACGGTGGCTCAAATGCAGTTTCTTTGTTAGCTCCTATCAAAGAGCTAGCTCCTTCAAAGAACATAGCTTTAGTCAACCCACGTGAGAAAGTCCCGGTCACACTCATTGAGAAGACTTCTATCTCTCATGACGTACGTAGGTTCCGGTTCGCATTACCATCAGAAGATCAGCAGCTTGGTCTGCCCGTGGGGAAGCACATCTTTCTCTGCGCCAACATAAACGACAAACTCTGTCTTAGAGCCTATACTCCGACCAGCACGGTTGACGCGGTTGGACATATCGACTTGGTCGTCAAAGTTTACTTCAAAGACGTTCATCCAAGATTCCCTAACGGAGGACTCATGTCACAGCACTTAGACTCGTTGCCCATCGGGTCGGTTTTGAACATCAAAGGTCCATTAGGACACATCGAGTACCAAGGCAAAGGCAACTTCATGGTCAACGGCAAACCTAAGTTTGCCAAGAAACTAGCCATGCTTGCCGGAGGAACAGGCATTACTCCTATCTA belongs to Brassica rapa cultivar Chiifu-401-42 chromosome A07, CAAS_Brap_v3.01, whole genome shotgun sequence and includes:
- the LOC103830551 gene encoding nitrate reductase [NADH], clone PBNBR1412, which translates into the protein MATVDNRHYPRLNPAINGVVRSFKPPPIPSPRHQNKTVSVPTEKIVVRETKNDVVEDSYDSSDDEDESHNRNVSYYKEMIRKSNSDVEPSILDSRDESTADNWIHRNSSMVRLTGKHPFNAEPPLPRLMHHGFITPVPLHYVRNHGTVPKADWSDWTVEITGLVKRPAKFTMEQLISEFPSREFPVTLVCAGNRRKEQNMVKQTIGFNWGSAGVSTSLWKGVPLSEILRRCGIYSRRGGALNVCFEGAEDLPGGGGSKYGTSIKKEMAMDPARDIILAYMQNGELLTPDHGFPVRIIVPGFIGGRMVKWLKRIIVTPQESDSYYHYKDNRVLPSLVDAELANAEAWWYKPEYIINELNINSVITTPGHQEILPINAFTTQKPYTLKGYAYSGGGKKVTRVEVTLDGGDTWSVCDLDHQEKPNKYGKFWCWCFWSLDVEVLDLLSAKDVAVRAWDESFNTQPDKLIWNLMGMMNNCWFRIKTNVCKPHKGEIGIVFEHPTRPGNQSGGWMAKERQLEISSESNPILKKSVSSPFMNTSAKMYSMSEVRKHNSVESAWIIVHGHIYDCTRFLKDHPGGSDSILINAGTDCTEEFEAIHSDKAKKLLEDYRIGELITTGYDSSPNVSVHGGSNAVSLLAPIKELAPSKNIALVNPREKVPVTLIEKTSISHDVRRFRFALPSEDQQLGLPVGKHIFLCANINDKLCLRAYTPTSTVDAVGHIDLVVKVYFKDVHPRFPNGGLMSQHLDSLPIGSVLNIKGPLGHIEYQGKGNFMVNGKPKFAKKLAMLAGGTGITPIYQVIQSILSDPEDETEMFVVYANRTEDDILVREELEGWANKHKDRLKVWYVVEIAKEGWNYSTGFITEAVLREHVPEGLEGESLALACGPPPMIQFALQPNLEKMGYNVKEDLLIF